A region of Fibrobacter succinogenes subsp. succinogenes S85 DNA encodes the following proteins:
- a CDS encoding BspA family leucine-rich repeat surface protein → MSLQKEKIVARDRDHLRQIVFESIEKYGPNCDLNFIDVSQVTDMYCIFSGPNSVFNGDISGWDVSNVESMNDMFHGSQFNGDISGWNVSKVQDMSYMFQSSAFNGDIGNWNVSNVGNMSCMFLDSQFNRDISRWDVSSVFDMSNMFAHSQFNGDISQWNVSNVKMMIEMFSFSQFTGDISGWNFSKDVCVFDMFYGSLMELKGRPLEWCKNLEEEWQKNHPPVSDDELGDDLPF, encoded by the coding sequence ATGAGCTTACAAAAAGAAAAAATTGTTGCCCGCGATCGCGATCATCTTCGACAGATCGTTTTTGAGTCCATCGAAAAGTACGGACCGAATTGCGACTTGAATTTTATCGATGTATCGCAAGTCACGGATATGTACTGCATTTTCTCCGGACCGAACAGCGTGTTCAATGGCGATATCAGCGGTTGGGACGTGTCGAATGTTGAGTCGATGAACGATATGTTCCACGGTTCCCAATTCAATGGAGACATTAGCGGCTGGAATGTCTCAAAAGTACAAGATATGTCGTATATGTTTCAAAGTTCGGCGTTTAATGGCGACATTGGAAATTGGAACGTGTCAAACGTTGGAAACATGTCATGCATGTTCCTAGATTCTCAATTTAACAGAGACATTAGTCGCTGGGATGTATCGTCCGTTTTCGATATGAGCAACATGTTTGCTCATTCACAGTTTAATGGAGACATTTCGCAGTGGAACGTTTCGAACGTTAAAATGATGATCGAGATGTTTTCATTTTCGCAATTCACGGGAGATATCAGCGGATGGAATTTTTCGAAAGACGTTTGCGTGTTCGACATGTTCTATGGCTCGCTCATGGAGTTGAAGGGGCGGCCTCTCGAATGGTGTAAAAATTTGGAAGAAGAGTGGCAAAAGAACCACCCCCCGGTTTCCGATGATGAGTTGGGCGACGATTTGCCGTTTTAG
- a CDS encoding rubredoxin codes for MDEYDRYQCNICNYVYDPESGDPEAGEDALPGTSFHELPDYWVCPHCGAEKEDFENIG; via the coding sequence ATGGATGAATACGATAGATACCAGTGCAATATCTGCAACTACGTTTACGACCCCGAAAGCGGGGATCCGGAAGCCGGCGAAGATGCTTTGCCGGGGACTTCCTTCCATGAATTGCCCGATTACTGGGTTTGTCCCCACTGCGGAGCGGAAAAAGAAGATTTCGAGAATATCGGCTGA
- a CDS encoding carbon starvation protein A, protein MISFILSLAALILGYFFYGRFVERVFGPDDRETPAVSKKDGLDYIALPGWKVYTIQFLNIAGTGPIFGGIMGAKFGPVAYLWIVLGCIFAGAVHDYLNGMLSMRNGGAGMPELIGKYLGDKTRKVMLLLTVFPLVIAGTVFVYSPAVILHTLGGDVMMWVAIIFVYYVIATMTPIDKIIGKVYPLFAISLLLTAGALMVMLFVKMPQLPEIWSNLHNMGASANPGKFTDHIFPALFITIACGAISGFHGTQTPMMARCLASERMGRRVFYGAMITEGVVALVCATVSMWFFYAGPPGYEQISGAKDGFFTSAPMVVHLVCNDWLGVVGAVLAVLGVVAAPISSGDTAFRSGRLIVADWLKIDQRPIRNRLYICVPMFATSIAILVWQIKVPDGFNTIWQYFGFFNQTLSVFTLWAITVYLVQERKNFWVSLIPALFMTTVCTTYFFVSRQTLHLPDCIGYPLGLTCLAVACVWFTVWYRKVRRGG, encoded by the coding sequence ATGATTTCTTTTATCCTGAGCCTTGCCGCCCTAATCCTGGGTTACTTTTTCTATGGCCGCTTTGTGGAACGCGTGTTCGGTCCCGATGACCGTGAGACTCCCGCAGTTTCTAAAAAAGACGGGCTGGACTATATCGCACTTCCCGGTTGGAAAGTTTATACGATCCAGTTTCTGAATATTGCTGGCACGGGCCCCATCTTCGGTGGAATCATGGGGGCAAAATTCGGTCCAGTCGCTTATCTCTGGATTGTGCTTGGCTGTATTTTTGCGGGGGCAGTTCACGACTACTTGAACGGAATGTTGTCTATGCGTAACGGCGGTGCGGGAATGCCCGAACTGATTGGCAAGTATCTGGGCGACAAGACGAGGAAGGTCATGTTATTGCTGACCGTGTTTCCTTTGGTCATTGCGGGAACGGTGTTTGTCTATTCTCCAGCGGTAATTTTGCATACGCTGGGCGGTGACGTGATGATGTGGGTGGCTATCATCTTTGTCTATTACGTGATCGCCACGATGACACCCATCGACAAAATTATTGGGAAGGTTTATCCTTTGTTTGCTATTTCGCTCCTGCTTACGGCTGGGGCGTTGATGGTGATGCTCTTTGTCAAGATGCCGCAACTGCCAGAAATTTGGTCGAACCTGCACAATATGGGGGCTAGTGCAAATCCAGGAAAATTTACGGACCATATTTTCCCTGCACTTTTCATTACTATTGCCTGTGGTGCTATTTCTGGTTTTCATGGTACGCAGACGCCGATGATGGCGCGTTGCCTCGCAAGTGAGCGCATGGGCCGTCGTGTGTTCTATGGGGCGATGATTACCGAAGGCGTTGTTGCTCTTGTTTGCGCTACTGTTTCCATGTGGTTTTTCTATGCAGGCCCACCGGGCTACGAACAGATTTCAGGTGCAAAGGATGGTTTCTTTACCTCGGCCCCGATGGTGGTGCATTTGGTGTGTAATGATTGGTTAGGCGTTGTAGGGGCGGTCCTTGCCGTATTGGGTGTGGTCGCGGCTCCCATTAGCAGTGGTGATACGGCATTTCGCTCCGGCCGCCTTATCGTGGCGGATTGGCTGAAAATCGATCAGCGTCCCATCCGCAATCGTCTCTACATTTGCGTACCCATGTTTGCGACGTCTATCGCCATATTGGTGTGGCAAATCAAGGTTCCCGATGGATTCAATACTATTTGGCAATACTTTGGATTTTTTAACCAAACGCTTTCTGTATTTACTCTATGGGCGATTACAGTCTATCTAGTGCAGGAACGGAAGAATTTTTGGGTGTCCCTTATCCCCGCCTTGTTTATGACCACCGTTTGTACGACATACTTCTTCGTTTCGCGCCAGACTCTTCATTTGCCCGACTGCATTGGCTATCCTTTAGGGCTTACTTGTCTTGCTGTGGCCTGCGTGTGGTTTACCGTGTGGTATAGGAAAGTGCGCAGGGGTGGATAG
- a CDS encoding aspartate kinase: MSRIVCKFGGSSVADAGQFKKIKAIVESDKNRKVIVVSAPGKRNPKETKLTDLLYSTYDLASKGLDFSTPWNLIRQRYDEICKDLGLEDKLTEDLDSLEDKLKNHPESVSTDFLVSRGEFLCARLMAKYLGANFVDSYPLITFDDKYRIAPKTYEEIAKALGDENQLYVLPGFYGSNLRGEVKTFSRGGSDITGAILANGIDAAKYENWTDVSGMLMADPRIVESPLPIEYVSYREIRELAYSGASVLHDESIAPCRAKKIPINIRNTNRPEDAGTIIGPTPENAKLPITGVAGRKGFSMIYIEKSMMNKEVGFGRRVLAVLESEGLSYELCPSAIDSMSIVVDSKALDAVQDVVLEDITQQMRPDRIKIFPGIALIATVGHGMTNKIGVAAKLFTALAENKVNVRIIDQGSSQINIITGVDEADTEKAIKAIYAAFVK, from the coding sequence ATGTCTAGAATCGTATGTAAGTTCGGTGGCTCCTCTGTCGCCGACGCAGGTCAGTTCAAAAAAATCAAGGCCATTGTCGAAAGCGACAAGAACCGCAAAGTCATCGTCGTTTCTGCTCCGGGCAAGCGTAACCCGAAAGAAACCAAACTGACCGACCTCCTCTACAGCACCTATGATCTCGCCTCCAAGGGCCTCGATTTCTCCACGCCGTGGAACCTCATCCGCCAGCGTTATGATGAAATCTGCAAGGACCTCGGTCTTGAAGACAAGCTTACCGAAGACCTCGACAGTCTCGAAGACAAGCTCAAGAACCATCCGGAATCCGTGAGCACGGACTTCCTCGTGAGCCGTGGCGAATTCCTCTGCGCACGCCTCATGGCAAAGTATCTCGGTGCAAACTTCGTCGATAGCTACCCGCTCATCACTTTCGATGACAAGTACCGCATCGCTCCGAAGACTTACGAAGAAATTGCAAAGGCTCTCGGCGACGAAAATCAGTTGTACGTCTTGCCGGGCTTCTATGGCTCTAACCTCCGTGGCGAAGTGAAGACTTTCAGCCGTGGTGGTTCCGACATTACTGGCGCTATCCTTGCTAACGGCATTGACGCTGCCAAGTACGAAAACTGGACCGACGTTTCGGGCATGCTCATGGCTGACCCGCGCATCGTCGAAAGCCCGCTCCCGATTGAATACGTGAGCTATCGCGAAATCCGCGAACTTGCTTACTCCGGTGCAAGCGTGCTCCACGATGAATCCATCGCTCCGTGCCGCGCGAAGAAGATTCCTATCAACATCCGCAACACGAACCGCCCGGAAGACGCCGGCACCATCATTGGCCCGACTCCGGAAAATGCAAAGCTCCCGATTACGGGTGTTGCAGGCCGTAAGGGCTTCTCGATGATCTACATCGAAAAGTCCATGATGAACAAGGAAGTTGGCTTTGGCCGTCGCGTGCTCGCCGTTCTCGAAAGCGAAGGACTCTCCTACGAACTCTGCCCGAGCGCAATTGACTCCATGAGCATCGTCGTGGATTCCAAGGCTCTCGACGCCGTTCAGGACGTTGTTCTCGAAGATATCACGCAGCAGATGCGTCCGGACCGTATCAAGATTTTCCCGGGCATCGCTCTTATCGCTACCGTGGGTCACGGCATGACGAACAAGATCGGTGTTGCTGCAAAGCTCTTTACGGCTCTCGCAGAAAACAAGGTGAACGTCCGCATTATCGACCAGGGTTCTTCCCAGATCAACATCATCACTGGTGTTGACGAAGCCGATACTGAAAAGGCTATCAAGGCCATCTACGCCGCCTTCGTGAAATAA
- a CDS encoding sigma 54-interacting transcriptional regulator, giving the protein MKKHEQLMLIAAKSNIPVLLQGESGVGKEIAAKFIHEHSKRSEGPFVALNCGAIARNLAESLLEGAKKGSYTGAASDHRGIVQAANGGTLFLDEIGEMPFDMQSKLLRILQEHSVLPLGATQNEPVDFRLVCATNRDLQNEVHDGNFRKDLFFRLNAFPIVIPPLRKRDDFAEIATTLWNEITERTFAEKFPLRDWEIKELSKFKWPGNIRQLKNVLQRYALLKQHEISLEEILSEEFSHQTINDVKENYTYRAPTAIRASAPNWTFIQKALSENDGNKSRAAKALKISRGCLCYQIKKHELHEWNSCKNLAECAGA; this is encoded by the coding sequence ATGAAGAAACACGAACAATTGATGCTTATCGCCGCAAAATCGAACATTCCCGTGCTACTGCAAGGGGAATCGGGAGTCGGCAAGGAAATCGCCGCCAAGTTTATACACGAACACAGCAAACGAAGCGAAGGGCCATTCGTCGCCCTCAACTGCGGCGCCATCGCAAGGAATCTCGCCGAAAGCCTTTTGGAAGGCGCTAAGAAAGGTTCTTACACCGGGGCCGCAAGTGACCACCGGGGCATCGTGCAGGCGGCAAACGGCGGCACGCTATTCCTCGACGAAATTGGCGAAATGCCATTCGACATGCAGAGCAAGCTTTTACGCATCTTGCAGGAACATTCCGTGCTCCCGCTCGGGGCCACTCAAAACGAGCCGGTCGACTTCAGGCTTGTCTGCGCGACAAACCGAGACTTGCAAAACGAAGTCCATGACGGAAATTTCCGTAAGGACCTGTTCTTCAGGCTGAACGCCTTCCCTATCGTGATTCCGCCGCTCCGCAAAAGAGACGACTTCGCCGAAATCGCCACCACGCTATGGAACGAAATCACGGAAAGGACTTTCGCCGAAAAGTTCCCGCTCCGCGACTGGGAAATCAAGGAACTATCCAAGTTCAAATGGCCAGGCAACATCCGCCAATTGAAAAACGTCCTCCAGCGCTATGCGCTCTTAAAGCAGCACGAAATATCGCTTGAAGAAATCCTCTCCGAAGAATTTTCGCACCAGACGATAAACGATGTCAAGGAAAATTACACATACCGAGCGCCAACAGCCATACGGGCATCAGCACCGAACTGGACGTTTATTCAAAAAGCGCTCAGCGAAAACGACGGAAATAAAAGCAGGGCCGCCAAAGCGCTCAAAATCAGCCGAGGCTGTCTGTGCTATCAAATAAAGAAGCACGAACTCCATGAATGGAACTCGTGCAAAAACTTAGCGGAATGCGCGGGAGCCTAG